The proteins below come from a single Maylandia zebra isolate NMK-2024a linkage group LG23, Mzebra_GT3a, whole genome shotgun sequence genomic window:
- the LOC101470105 gene encoding NACHT, LRR and PYD domains-containing protein 3, producing the protein MEIPVKEQLLHILENLGEVELKHFHWYLQNATKGDFPSIKKCHLENADRLKTVDLMVQTYTTDHVIEVARTTLKNMNKGNSSAQAYLSLSSQEVLQKCQPKLKARLKEKFQSVFEGIAKAGNPTLLSQIYTELYIIEGGTAEVNDEHEVRQIETASRKPDRPETTIRQENIFKASPGRDKPIRTVLTMGVSGIGKTVLTQKFTLDWAEDKVNQDIHFMFPFTFRELNLLKKKKFSLVELVHHFFTETKEAGIFDDFQVVFIFDGLDECRLPLNFQKTETVTDVTQSTSVDVLLTNLIRGILLPSAHVWITTRPAAAYQIPSNCVERVTEVRGFTDTQKEEYFRKRFTDEEQTSRIISHIKTSRSLYIMCHIPVFCWITATVLEDMLKTREGGQIPVTLTEMYIHFLVVQAKVKNVKYDGGAEMDPHWSPESRTMVELLGKLAFEQLQKSDLIFYESDLAECDTDIRAASVCSGVFTQIFKEERGLYQDKVFCFVHLSIQEFLAALHVHLTFISSCVNLLEEQKATSKWSRLSLGKKNLKYLHQSAVNKALQSPNGHLDLFLRFLLGLSLQTNQRLLQGLWTQKRSSSQTNQETVQYIKKKIRKDLSAEKSINLFHCLNELNDCSLVEEIQQSLSSGSLSTDKLSPAQWSALVFILLSSEEDVDVFDLKKYSASEEALLRLLPVVKTSKKALLSGCNLSERSCEALSSVFSSKSSNLRELDLSNNDLQDSGVKLLSAGVNSPNLKLETLRLSGCNISERSCEAVSSFLSSQLSSLREIDLSNNSLQDSGMKILCAESQYWKLETFRLRVCNISEGSCEVLSSVLSSQSSNLRELDVSYNSLQDSGMRVLSVGMISPHCKVVTLRLSGCNLTERSCETVSSILSSVHSSLRELDLSNNNLQDSGVKLLSIGMKCPQCKVETFSLSGCNLSLRCCEALSEVLSSQSSSLTELDLSNNNLRDSGVTLMCAEVESPHWKLETLRLSICNLSEKSCEALSSLLSSEAPRLRELDLSNNNLQDSGVKLLSVGLQSPHCTLEIISLSGCLITGEGGNSLVSALSSNSSTLREVDVSHNHPGDLGILSDGQKDLDTLRVEPAGVRWLTPGLKKYSCQLTIDTNTVNRKLQLSDNNRKVTHVEEVQSYPDHPDRFDGWPQLLCKDGLTGRCYWEVEWRGNVEISVSYRGIRGRRGGIVSVFGFNYQSWSLSCSEDGCQFVRHNKIKTLISSSSVSNRVAVYVDCPVGTLSFYRVSSDTLIHLHTFKTTFTETLYPGFTVFPGSSVSLCQV; encoded by the exons AAGTTCTTCAAAAATGTCAGCCCAAACTGAAGGCTAGGCTAAAGGAGAAATTCCAGTCTGTATTTGAGgggatcgctaaagcaggaaacccaacccttctgagtcagatctacacagagctctacatcataGAGGGGGGGACTGCAGaagtcaatgatgaacatgaggtcagacagattgaaacggcatccaggaaaccagacagaccagaaacaacaatcagacaagaaaacatatttaaagcatcacctggaagagataaaccaatcagaacagtgctgacaatggGAGTGTCTGGCATTGGAAAAACTGTTTTAACACAGAAATTCACTCtagactgggctgaagacaaagtcaACCAAGATATCCACTTCATGTTTCCTTTCacattcagagagctgaatttgctgaaaaagaaaaagttcagcttggtggaacttgttcatcacttctttactgaaaccaaagaagcaggaatctttgatgacttccaggttgtgttcatctttgatgggctggatgagtgtcgacttcctctgaaCTTTCAAAAAACTGAGACTGTGACTGATGTCACacagtccacctcagtggatgtgctccTGACAAACCTCATCAGAGGGatcctgcttccctctgctcatgTCTGGATAACCACAAGACCTGCAGCAGCCTATCAGATCCCTTCTAATTGTGTTGAAAGGGTGACAGAGGTCCGAGGGTTCACTGacacacagaaggaggagtacttcaggaagagattcactGATGAGGAGCAGACCAGCAGGATCAtttcccacatcaagacatcacgaagtctctacatcatgtgccacatcccagtgttctgctggatcactgctacagttctggaggacaTGCTGAAAACCAGGGAGGGAGGACAGATTCCTgtgaccctgactgagatgtacatccacttcctggtggtccAAGCAAAAGTGAAGAATGTCaaatatgatggaggagctgagatggatccacactggagtccagagagcaggacgATGGTTGAGttactgggaaaactggcttttgagcAGCTACAGAAAAGtgacctgatcttctatgagtCAGACCTGGCAGAATGTGACActgatatcagagcagcctcagtgtgctcaggagtgttcacacagatctttaaagaggaaagaggactgtaccaggacaaggtgttctgctttgtccatctgagcattcaggagtttctggctgctcttcatgtccatctaaCCTTTATCAGCTCTTGTGTCAACCTGCTGGAAGAACAAAAAGCAACCTCAAAATGGTCTAGATTGTCACTAGggaaaaagaatttaaaatatctccaccagagtgctgtgaacaaggccttacagagtccaaatggacacctggacttgttcctccgttTCCTcttgggtctttcactgcagactaATCAGCGTCTGCTACAAGGCCTGTGGACACAGAAAcgaagtagctcacagaccaatcaggaaacagtacAGTATATCAAGAAGAAAATTAGAAAGGATCTGTCTGctgagaaaagcatcaatctgttccactgtctgaatgaactgaatgattgttctctagtggaggagatccaacagtccctgagttcAGGAAGTCTCTCTACAGATAAACtttctcctgctcagtggtcagctctggtcttcatcttactgtcatcagaagaagatgtggatgtgtttgacctaaAGAAATATTCTGCTTCAGAAGAGGCTCTTTTGAgactgctgccagtggtcaaaacCTCCAAAAAAGCTTT actgagtggctgtaacctctcagagagaagctgtgaagctctgtcctcagttttCAGTTCAAAGTCCTCCAATCTGAGAGAGTTGGATCTGAGTAACAATGACCTACAGGATTCAGGAGTAAAGCTTCTATCTGCTGGAGTGAATAGTCCAAACTTGaaactggaaactctcag ACTAAGTGGATGTAACATCTCAgaaagaagctgtgaagctgtgTCCTCATTTCTCAGTTCACAGCTGTCTAGTCTGAGAGAGATTGACTTGAGTAATAACAGCCTGCAAGATTCAGGAATGAAAATTCTGTGTGCTGAAAGTCAGTACTGGAAACTGGAAACTTTCAG ACTAAGGGTCTGTAACATATCAGAAGGAAGCTGTGAAgttctgtcctcagttctcagctcgCAGTCCTCTAATCTGAGAGAGTTGGACGTGAGTTATAACAGCCTGCAAGATTCAGGAATGAGGGTGCTGTCTGTTGGAATGATTTCCCCACATTGTAAAGTGGTAACTCTCAG ACTAAGCGGCTGTAACCttacagagagaagctgtgaaactGTGTCCTCAATTCTCAGCTCAGTACATTCTAGTCTGAGAGAGCTAGACCTGAGTAACAACAACTTGCAGGATTCAGGTGTAAAGCTTCTCTCTATTGGAATGAAATGCCCACAGTGTAAAGTGGAAACTTTCAG tctgagtggctgtaacctctcACTGAGgtgctgtgaagctctgtctgAAGTTCTCAGCTCACAGTCCTctagtctgacagagctggacctgagtaataACAATCTGCGGGACTCCGGAGTAACGCTTATGTGTGCTGAAGTGGAGAGTCCACACTGGAAACTGGAAACTTTGAG ACTGAGCATCTGCAAcctgtcagagaaaagctgtgaagctctgtcttCACTTCTCAGCTCAGAGGCCCCTCGCCTGAGAGAGCTTGACTTGAGTAACAataacctgcaggattcaggagtaaAGCTATTGTCTGTTGGATTGCAGAGTCCACATTGTACACTGGAAATTATTAG tctgtcaggttGTTTGATCACAGGGGAAGGCGGTAATTCTCTGGTTTCAGCTCTCAGCTCCAACTCCTCCACTCTGAGAGAAGTGGATGTGAGCcacaatcatccaggtgacttggGAATTCTTTCAGATGGACAAAAAGatctggacactctcag ggtggagcctgctggagtccgttGGTTGACACCAGGTCTGaagaagt attcctgtcaactcacaatcgacacgaACACCGTAAACAGAAaactccaactgtctgacaacaacaggaaggtgacacatgtcgaggaggttcagtcatatcctgatcatccagacagatttgatggttgGCCTCAGCTGCTGTGCAAAGATGGTCtcactggtcgctgttactgggaagtcgagtggagaggaaatgttgagatatcagtgagttacagaggCATCAGGGGGAGAAGAGGTGGGATTGTCTCTGTTTTTGGATTTAATTATCAGTCATGGAGTCTGAGCTGCTCTGAGGATGGTTGTCAGTTTGTCAGGCACAACAAGATTAAAAcactcatctcctcctcctctgtctctaacagagtagcagtatatgtggactgtcctgttggcactctgtccttctacagagtctcctctgatactctgatccacctccacaccttcaaaaccacattcactgaaactctttatcctgggtttacaGTCTTTCCTGGTTCCTCAGTGAGTCTATGCCAAGTTTAG